The genomic region TATTCCTGTTGAAGTTTTTCAATCAAATATTGAAGGAGAAATAATAAACAGACTTCAAAAAGAAAATTATAAAGGACTAATAATTAATGCAGGTGCTTATACACATTATAGTTATGCAATAAGAGATGCATTGGAAATTTTAAAATTACCAAAAATAGAATTGCATATTTCTAATATATATAAACGAGAAGAATTTAGAAATAAAAGTGTGATAGCCCCTGTGTGTGATGGACAAATTACAGGGTTAGGACTCGATGGATATCTTCTGGCATTGGAGTATCTGAAAAAATTATTATGGAAAGAGGTAGAAAATGGTAAAATTAGAAAAGTTTAGAGAGTTAGGTTTATCAGAAGGGACATTAAAAGCATTGAAAAAGAAAGGTTTTGAAGAGCCGACACCGATACAGGAAAAAGTTATACCATTATTATTGGCTCAAGATGTTGATATTATTGGACAAGCACAAACAGGAACAGGTAAAACTGCTGCATTTGGACTGCCTTTAATTGAAAAATTAAAACCTTCAAAGAAAGTAAAAGCTATAATCTTAACGCCAACAAGAGAATTAGCAGTACAGGTTGCTGAAGAAATAAATTCTTTAAAAGGTAGCAATAAATTAAATGTTTTACCTATATATGGTGGGCAATCCATAGAAAACCAAATTAGCAGATTAAAAAAAGGTGTAGATATTGTTGTAGGAACACCAGGTAGGGTTTTAGATCATATAAGAAGAAGAACACTAAATTTAAGTTATGTAAAGTATTTTATTCTTGATGAAGCTGATGAAATGTTGGACATGGGTTTTATAGATGATGTTGAAGAAATATTATCAAATGCTCCAGCTGATAGGCAAATCTTATTATTTTCAGCAACAATGCCTTCAAGAATTATATCTTTAGCTAAAAAACATATGAAAAATTATAAAATTATTTCTGTAAAACCAGAGCAATTAACAACAGAATTAACAGAGCAAATATATTTTGAAGTTTCAGAACAGGATAAATTTGAGGCATTATGTAGAATTATAGACATTGAACCGGAATTCTATGGCCTTGTATTCTGTAGAACTAAAGTAGATGTAGATACAGTATCTAATAGGTTAATTGATAGAGGATATAATGCAGAAGCATTACATGGAGATTTATCTCAATATCAAAGAGAAAGAATATTAAAAAAATTCAAATCAAAAAGAGCAAATATATTGGTAGCTACAGATGTTGCAGCAAGAGGTATAGATATTAATGATTTGACTCATGTTATCAATTATTCTTTACCTCAAAATCCAGAATCCTATGTTCATAGAATTGGAAGAACTGGCAGGGCTGGAAAAGAAGGAACAGCTATAACTTTTGTAACACCTGAAGAATATAGAAAATTATTGTTTATTAAACGAATTTCAAAAAGCAATATTAAAAAAATGCCTATACCAAAGGTTAAAGATGTTATAGAAACCAAGAAATTAAGGATAAAAAATGAAATAAATAGTATTTTAGAACATGGAACATATGAAAATTATATGTCTTTAGCAAAAGAAATGCTTGAGGATCATGACCCTCAGGAAGTAATGGCAGCAGTATTAAAATACGCATTTCAAGATGAACTTGATGAAAGAAATTACAGGGAAATTAAAGAGGTTTCTTCTGTTGATAAAAAAGGAAAAACAAGATTATTTGTTGCGTTAGGAAGAGATGATGATTTAACAATAGAAAAATTAAAGAATATGATAAAAGAATATACAAATATCCAAAATATATATTTAAAAGACGTTAGAATACTTGATAAATTCTCATTTATGACTGTACCATTTGAAGAAGCAGAAATAATTTTACAGGCATTTAAAAAGAAAAAGAGAGGCAGAAAGCCTATAATATCAAAAGCAAAAGAAAAAAAGAGAAAGGCGGACTAATATGAAAGTACAAAAAGGAAGTGTAGTGAAATTACATTACAAAGGAACATTAAATGATGGAACTGTATTTGACTCATCAGAAGGAAGAGAACCATTAGAATTTACTGCAGGCGCAGGGCAGGTAATTCCAGGTTTTGATAAAGCAGTTATGGATATGGAAGTTGGAGAAAAAAAGACGTTCACAATTCCAGCTGCAGAAGCATATGGTGATTACTCAGAAGACAAAGTTTTTGAATTGCCAAGACAAAGCTTTCCACCAAACATCAACGAAGCTTTAGGTCAAACAGTACAATTAGGCGATCAGTCAGGAAATGTATTTTTAGCTAAAATTTTAGAAGTTACAGATGAAACAGTAAAAATGGATACTAATCATCCATTAGCTGGAAAAGACTTAACTTTTGAAATTGAAATTGTAGAAATTAATTAATCAATTTCATTCATAGGAGGAAAGACGATGAAAAAAGTTGAGTTGCTTTCCCCTGCTGGTAATATGGAAAAATTAAAAATGGTTTTCCGCTATGGTGCTGACGCAGCTTACCTTGGCGGAAAATTTTTCAATTTAAGAGCATTAGCAGGGAATTTTTCAAATGAAGAGATTATAGAAGCAGTAAAATATGCACATTCTTTAGGAAAAAAAATATATGTTACATTAAATATAATTGCTCATAACAACGAAATAGAAAAGGTTGCAGATTATGCAAAATTTCTTGAATCTGCTGGCGTTGATGCTGTAATTGTAGCAGATTTAGGTATATTCAAAGTTGTTAGAGATAATACTAATTTAGAGATAAATGTGAGTACCCAGGCAAGTAATACAAATTGGATGAGTGTTAAAGTATGGAAAGAAATGGGAGCTAAAAGAATTATTTTAGCGAGAGAGCTTTCATTGAAAGAAATTAGAGAAATTAGAGAAAAAGTTCCAGATGTTGAACTTGAAGTGTTCATACATGGCGCAATGTGTATGTCTATATCTGGAAGATGTTTATTAAGTAATTATTTAACAGGTAGAGATGCAAATAGAGGCGCATGTGCTCAACCATGTAGATGGAAATATCATCTGGTTGAAGAAAATAGGCCTGGGGAATATTACCCGATTTATGAAGATGAACGTGGCACGTTTATAATGAATTCACGCGATTTGTGTACAATAGAATTTATAGATCAGATTTTAGACACAGGTATTGATAGTCTAAAAATAGAAGGTAGAATGAAGGGTATATATTATGGTGCAATGGTAACTAAAGTATACAGAGAAGCTATAGATAGATATTATGAAGGAAACTTTAAATATGATCCTAAATGGATGGATATGTTAAATTCTGTAAGCAATAGAAAATACACAAAAGGATTCTTTTTTGGAAATCCTGGTTCAGAAGGTCAAAATTATGATTCATCATCATATAATAAAACTCATGACATAGTAGCAAAAGTTATTGGAAAGTCTAAAGATAATAAAAGTGTTCTTGAAATTAGAAGTAAAGTAAATGTAGGCGATGAAATTGAGATTATAAAACCAAAAGGAGATCCTATTAAAGTGGTTATGCCAGAAATGATTAAAATGAGAAAAGGGCAAGAAGAAGGCAAAATAGAAACAGCAAATCCAAACGTAATTGTTAAAGTGGATCTTGATTTAGAAGAAATGGATATATTGAGGAAAAAGATAAACTAAGCCACAGCATTTGCTGTGGCTTTTAAATTATTTAAGAATGATATTATTACATTATAATATTTTCAATAAAGTTTTTTAAGTTATTAAACTGTTCAGCAAAAGATGGATTTATAATATTCCATATTAGATTTTCTTGATCTAAAATAACTTTTGTGGAATAGATTAATTTATTTTTAGGAGATATAATCATAAAAGTTTTTGGTAATAATACTTTCATTTTTTGTTGGATTTCGTCAAATTCATTTTCCATATTAATTGGAATAATTTTTATGTTTGGGTAAGTATTCTTGATATTATTTAAAACATCAGTATAACTACCATTGCAACAATTTTTATTATAAAGATACATATATTGAATTTCTACATTTTTTATATTAATATGATTCAAATAAGCAAGAACAGTTTTTATTTCATCATTAAAAATTCCAGAAACAAGGATTTTCCACTTGCCTTTTTCTATTTTTAATTCTTTATTGGAATATAAAATATCTTCGGGAATATCACTGTTAACAACAGGATTAATTATATTTTCATTTGTTTTTTCAAAAGTTAATTCATCTCCGTTACTAGATATACTTGTAACAATATAACTTTCTCTGTCAATTTGGAAATATTTATTAAATATTTCATAACTTTCGAAAATTCCATCATTATTTAAATCAATACCGGCAATAAAATTATTGAGATCAAATATACCATCAGAATTTGTTTCAGATATAAAAAGTTTATATTTTTCTCCATTTAAATCCACTAAACCTTCTTTCCTGGTGATTCCAAAAAACCCCCATTTATCTTGACATTTTTTTATTATAATATAATAAGGTTCAGAGTTGCCATTTGAAATAATATATAGTTTTGAAAGAATTACAGGTGTATTTTCATCATATCTTATTATTTTATTTGATGAATAATCATCCGTAAAGTTTTTATTCCTATTACTATCAACTATTGCTATTTCTTTTCCATTTGAAATTCCAATTATAACATTATAATATGAATTAGCTATATAAATCCTTCCAAATCTTATATTTTCAAGTGATGGATAAACTAATAACTCTGAAGAATTATTATGTAATTCTATAGGAACAAATAATGTTTGCATCATACCAGGAACAACATTTTCTAAAGAAACAGAAAAAGAAGCATAGATAAATATAGGTATAAATAACAAAATTAAAAAAATCATTTTTTTCATTATTCCGCCCCCTTAATCACAGCAACTAATATTTTTATAGCAATATGCCTCACTTCCAGCTGGATGACAGTCAATAGTACCAGAAACATTACCATAGCCATCAAAACTTTTACTTGAATTACAAAGAGTAACATTAAAAGAATTTTTACAATACATCGACATATTTAAAGTTACAGGTAATGGAGATCCATACTCGGTATAATGTTCTGCTGAAGCTTCAACAGACCATATAAAGTCTCCTAAATACATAGGTCCTAAAATCATTGTTACTGAACATCCTGGATCAACTACTTCCGGTTGTGGAAGATTATTAAGATTTGCTAACATAGAACTTGTGATTAACAATACAATCATAATGAATAAAAAATGCCTAAATTTCATAAAATCCCTCCCTTTAAAAAATGTTAATTTTTTAGAACGATAATTATAATATTTTACATATATGATATAATTATATATAATAATTATAATATTTATCACATGGTTTTCAAATTATTAGCTTATCAAAAAATAGATATAATAATAATTTAGTAGTACTTTATTTGTCAAATGTATTTTTTATTAGTTTTTAACATATTTTGAATTTAATGATTTTTTGAAAATTAATCTATATAGCAACTTCTATACTTTCAATTAATTAATCAATGATAAAATTTTCAATAATATAATAATTATAAAAAAATATTAAAATTCGATTACGTTTCTATGTCTGGGGGTAGGATAATGAAAAATATAAATGTTAAAGAGTTTAGGGAATTGCTTTTTTATTGTGATTATTCGAAACCAATAATAAATATTTTAAAAGAAAATATTGAAGACAAAGAAAAAAAATCATTTTTTCAAAATTTAATTAGAATTTGGAATTTTGAGTCGGGTGATTTTATTTATTATCAAAATAAAGAGAAAGATATGATTTCTATGATTTCATTGAGAGAAATAATTAGATTTTTTAGGATAAAAAGATTAATAGATTTTAAATATTATAATACCGCAAAAAAAGAAATCAATATATTAAAAAGAAATTTATCGCATTTACCAGCATACATCAGGGAAATAATTATACCTACTATAGTATTTATTAGTATTGAAAGTTATGAAAAAACTTTAATAAGGAAATACAATAAAAAAGCTTATTCAAATGATTTTTTAGAATTATTATATTTAAAAATATTGCTTGAAAAAAATAAGGGAAAAAAATATTATAATGAGTTAGACAATATTTTATCTAAAATGTACGAATATTCTCTTGAATTAAAACATCCACATTTGATATGTAAAACTCTGGAAGATACTATTAAAGTTTTTAAAGAAAAGGATAAAATAAAAGTATATTATGCATATAAACTACTTCAATATTATACTGGATATTATTTTGATGATTTTTTTAGAATAACAAAATGGTTAAGTCTAACTTTTGAAAATCAACTTTTAAATAATGATATTAGTATATTTTTTACTGCACAGATATTATTTGAATATAATAAAAATCATAAATTAGAAAACAAAAAAATAAGAAAGTATTTACCTAACTTAAAAGCAAAAAAATATATTCTTGATAAAGGTTTAAAAGATTTTATTTCTAAAAAAACAGGAGAAAAAATAAAGTCAAAATTTATAAATTCTAAAAAGGTTAAAGAACTTATAAATAATAATAATGTTAAATATCTTTCAAAAAAACCTTATGCAATTAAAAATGAGTTATATAAAATACAAATAAAAGATATTTTTAATATTAATATAAAAAAATCAAAAAAAATGAAGAAAAATATGATTATTTCCAATTTCATAGCAACTGTAATTTCATATGTAAATAAACCTAGGTTTTTAAAAAAATCATTATTATCCCTAATTCTTATTGGAAATAAAGCGAATATTATAAAATATTTTTCTGGTAGTCATGACAAAATGCTTTTTTTTAATATAATGATTTCAGAAAATATAATTAATTGTGATAGTCCATTTATATTAGGAAGAAAAAAAATCCTTTTAAATATTTTAAAAGATTTAAAGAATGTAAAAGATTTTATATATACATATTTTAACCTTAAAATATATAGGAAGTATAAATTTGATATTTTTTTAAGAAACAGTGCAAGATATAATGGGGTAGTAGGAAAAGAATATCTGCACTATGGGCAAAATGAAGTATTAATAAGAATAAGTAAGAAATATAATATAGAATTAGATAATCTAATTTTTGGATATTATAGTTTTGATTTTCGAGAAAGAATTTTATTAAACGAAATTTTGGAAAAGTTCTAATAACTGAATCAATATTTAAATTCTGGCGCCAGATAATTAAATCAAAAAGATTTTAGAATAAGAAGGGGGTTATTATGTTTTTACTAGGTAATTTGTTATTTATATTATTTGGTATTGTATCATTTATTTTAAAGCGAAAATACAAAGATATGTTTTATAGGTATTATCCTATTTTATTATTAGCATGGACAATAATAGGATTATATTTCAAATTTCACTTTATCACATTATTAGGACCTGTTTTTATCACAGCTTTTGAATATAAAAGAATTAATAATAATCATGTAGGAATTTTGCTAATTACGGTAGGTTTATTCTTTATTTTTACCATATTTGGAGTTGACAAAATTTTATCATTATATCTAATATCATTAATTTTAATAAACTATTTTATTATTTCTCTATATAAGAATGTAATAGCTATATTACTTCTTTCTTTATTATTTGTTTTTTCTAATTCTATTTTTAAATTTTCTTCGCTTGAAACCAGAATTTTATTATATAAGATTTTTTCATTATATTTACTAATAGCTTTATTTATTTATATATATACAATGATGGCAAAAATTTTAAAAAGAAAAGATATTTTAAAATAACAAACGGCTCTGCATTTGCAGAGCCGTTTGAGTATAGACAGTATTTTTATTTATTGAATAAATGACAACTAACTTCATGTTGATCATCTAATTTTATTGTTTGTGGTTCTTCAACTTTACATATATCCATTGCATATGGACATCTTGGATGGAATCTACATCCTTTTGGTGGATTTACTGCATTTGGAACCTCGCCTTTAGGAATAATTTTCTTTTTTTGTAATTTTGGATCTGGTTCAGGGACAGCAGAAATTAATGCTTTAGTATATGGATGTGCGGGATTCCTATATATATCTTCAAAAGTTCCAATTTCTACTATTTTTCCAAGATACATAACTGCAATTCTATCACATATATATTTGGTCGTTGCTAAATCATGCGTAATAAATAAATATGTAAGATTAAATTCTTCTTTTAAATCAATCATAAGTT from Marinitoga aeolica harbors:
- a CDS encoding peptidase U32 family protein encodes the protein MKKVELLSPAGNMEKLKMVFRYGADAAYLGGKFFNLRALAGNFSNEEIIEAVKYAHSLGKKIYVTLNIIAHNNEIEKVADYAKFLESAGVDAVIVADLGIFKVVRDNTNLEINVSTQASNTNWMSVKVWKEMGAKRIILARELSLKEIREIREKVPDVELEVFIHGAMCMSISGRCLLSNYLTGRDANRGACAQPCRWKYHLVEENRPGEYYPIYEDERGTFIMNSRDLCTIEFIDQILDTGIDSLKIEGRMKGIYYGAMVTKVYREAIDRYYEGNFKYDPKWMDMLNSVSNRKYTKGFFFGNPGSEGQNYDSSSYNKTHDIVAKVIGKSKDNKSVLEIRSKVNVGDEIEIIKPKGDPIKVVMPEMIKMRKGQEEGKIETANPNVIVKVDLDLEEMDILRKKIN
- a CDS encoding FKBP-type peptidyl-prolyl cis-trans isomerase yields the protein MKVQKGSVVKLHYKGTLNDGTVFDSSEGREPLEFTAGAGQVIPGFDKAVMDMEVGEKKTFTIPAAEAYGDYSEDKVFELPRQSFPPNINEALGQTVQLGDQSGNVFLAKILEVTDETVKMDTNHPLAGKDLTFEIEIVEIN
- a CDS encoding DEAD/DEAH box helicase, whose translation is MVKLEKFRELGLSEGTLKALKKKGFEEPTPIQEKVIPLLLAQDVDIIGQAQTGTGKTAAFGLPLIEKLKPSKKVKAIILTPTRELAVQVAEEINSLKGSNKLNVLPIYGGQSIENQISRLKKGVDIVVGTPGRVLDHIRRRTLNLSYVKYFILDEADEMLDMGFIDDVEEILSNAPADRQILLFSATMPSRIISLAKKHMKNYKIISVKPEQLTTELTEQIYFEVSEQDKFEALCRIIDIEPEFYGLVFCRTKVDVDTVSNRLIDRGYNAEALHGDLSQYQRERILKKFKSKRANILVATDVAARGIDINDLTHVINYSLPQNPESYVHRIGRTGRAGKEGTAITFVTPEEYRKLLFIKRISKSNIKKMPIPKVKDVIETKKLRIKNEINSILEHGTYENYMSLAKEMLEDHDPQEVMAAVLKYAFQDELDERNYREIKEVSSVDKKGKTRLFVALGRDDDLTIEKLKNMIKEYTNIQNIYLKDVRILDKFSFMTVPFEEAEIILQAFKKKKRGRKPIISKAKEKKRKAD
- the aroQ gene encoding type II 3-dehydroquinate dehydratase, giving the protein MILIVNGPNLNMLGKRPKEVYGNFTYEDLVKKINNWSEKNGIPVEVFQSNIEGEIINRLQKENYKGLIINAGAYTHYSYAIRDALEILKLPKIELHISNIYKREEFRNKSVIAPVCDGQITGLGLDGYLLALEYLKKLLWKEVENGKIRKV